Genomic window (Rhododendron vialii isolate Sample 1 chromosome 4a, ASM3025357v1):
CAAATGCGGCAACACCTCCCAGATCCCCATTACCGCAATATCTTCCATTGGGAACAGAGATTTTAACCCCTGGTCGGACATCATGGACCTGAACAATGCGGCAATACAAACTAACCTTAATAACTTCCAGTCCCTTCAAggtagaaaaaaagaaaattcaaaaagaacCCAGAAAGGAAATATGATCTAAATGACTTTGCTCATGTAACAAACAGAGAGAGTCTTGCACATGAtggacaaaaataaatgaagctaagaaaaaggtgacgaaaacaaattaaaatctcaGAGCTCCTATATCCAAATGTTTGGGCCTTAAAAAAGGTCAAGCCACCATCCACAATATAGAGACATAGACAGTGGTATGGACAAAACTGGAGTTTTAATTCCAAAAACAATGACAAACAGAATATCGACACTGTTGAAGCAGTACTACTTTATAACAACAGTTATGGAAACAGACAAACCAGAGAAATAAATATTGGCAATTGGACATGCATATTCATGATATTATTGTCTCGGGCAATTAGAGAGCTAACCCACCCACACCAGCAAAATGGACAGGAAATGGAGAGAGCTTTCTCATAGAAGCCATGAGACGGGAACCAATAGTGTCCCCAGAAACCTCTCCTGCAACTACAAAGACCCTGAGTTCCCCATCTTTAGCAGCCACATCCACTGCAGCTATGCTTGAAACTGAAACAGATCTTCTCATTACCAATAGGAAACCCAAATTCACACTCCTCTTTAGAGTGAAGATTGTTCTAAGCAACATTCCTAAGATTCCTGCGCATAAGGACCACAAAAGACAAGGTCGTGTTCACAAACTTCAAGTCCACCAGAATTTCATACACAAGACTTAGGGTAATCTAAATGCTACATTCTATCAAGCTATGTGTCACTTTTTGCACATAAACACATGTATGTTTTAGCATCCGCCAATATGTACCATAATGAAACAAGGTATTGCCCAATGCGTAAGATTGTTTACGACTTGTGAATTTGCTTCTATTTGCAGATTTATTATTGTCCATAAACCATgcgagatttacaaggagtcgTAAGTGTCATTACCAGGAGTCTTTTTCTTATCATgttattttttcattcattaaATATCTCAAGTAGTGGAGCTTAAATGGAAATTGTGATACGAGTTTTGTAAGGTCATTAAAATGGCCGCtcaaggaagaacaaaatggCATTTTGCGTTTGAAACAAAACTAAATCTTTAGAAGATCTTTTCTCACTGTATATTATGTCTATGTGTGTACTGTGTTGCGTGTACTGATGGATCCAACCCATAAGAGATCCCACTCCCAAAGTTGGAATTTTGGATTGATTCGTATGAGTGgcattgctctctctctctcaatgtacCCATTATGTGCTTAAACAAATGTTGTTGATGTGTTAACTAACTCTTTAACTACCTCTGTTTCTTTGAGATACAAAATGGAACGATCAGATTTTTAAATTCAGGTAGCATataaaaaagctaaaaaaaaactactgatTGGTCTAAGCCTACAACAATCATCAAAACCAAGAAAAACTAAAGAGTGCTAATGGGTAAAAATACTTCCTGATCAAGACTTAGGGCCCCTAAATGTATGGTAGACTTGCAAAATCAAAATGGGAAATGATAATGTTTTATTGATAGAACTGCCCAGAATTACAAGAGAAACGCAGGTTACAATTATTGAAGAAGTGCAAAAGTGCAAAAGAGGGAGAAGAGATAGAAAGGAAGAGGAATGCTGGGCATCACACTACTATATATCAAACTAACCAACCCTAACTAATTCCCCTAAGGCCCTAACTAACTTCTTAACAACCCTCAGCTCTTGGAAATTTGTTTGGTGGTCCTGGGGCACCACCATGTGGTGCCCAATACCTTTACTCACCACTCATTGCTGTGGGGTCCGGTAATAAGTATAtaggtcccaaaaaaaaaagtgtagtaGATTAAGGCATTGAGGCAACACGTGGCTGTGCCGAAACCATTAATTACACCCGAAGCACCTATTAGGGTGCTTAGTTATATTGGACAAGGGAAGTAGATTGTAAAGAAAGGAAGGGATGATTGAGGCAATTTTACAAAGGAGTCAAAGGCTTTATAGAAGTGCTTTTTCATTACATTCCAAAGTGAGTACAACTTAgctctatttatagagcacCTCCACCAACATAGAATTCTCTAGAATTGTCTAGCTAGAGATAAGCACATGTGCTTTAATAATAAAGATCTCATAACCTCTAGATTTTTCTAGTTTTAACCCATGTGCCTAAATTACAAAACATCTCTCATGCTTTTTCTAGAATTATCTAGTCACACTCATGTGCATAAATACAAATATCTTCTAGTGTAATTATTACTTCCAcacacttctaattattttaaACTTAGATATTTAAATACTTATTCTACATTGttctagaagattacaaattactttttttcTAACGCTCCTCCTTAATTTGTAATCTTCATGATCTCTTGAAACTGAGCAAATTTTTCTGATGCTACTGATTTGGTCATGATATCTGCAAGCTGCTCCTTGGTATTGACGAACTCAAGCTAAATTTCTTCTTTCTGCACCAAGTCTCTGATAAAGTGATGTCGAAGCTCAATGTGCTTTGTCCTGCCATGAAAGACTGGATTTTTTGCTCATTGCTATGGCTGACATATTATCGTAGTAGATGACTGTAGGGCCTTCTTCTTTATGCTCCATATCAGAAAGAATCCTTCTTAGCCATACTGCTTCACAAGTTGCATCTGTAGTTGCCATATATTCTGCTTCTGCTGATGACAGTGCAATTGTCTTTTGCTTTTTAGATCTCCAAGAAATTATTTTAGatcccaaacaaaatacataacCAGACGTGCTCTTTCGATCGTCAATTGATCCGGCCCAATCACTATCGGTGTAGCCAATAAGCTTGCACTCATCTTTTGTGTACTTGATGTCGAATTTCTTCGTCCCTTTGAGATAACGGAGGATCTGCTTGGCTGCTGCATAGTGTAGCTTGCTCGGCTCGTGCATAAATCTCGAGATAAGATTTACAGAATACACAATATCAGGCCTTGTATGAGTGAGATAGTGTAGCGATCCAACCAATCTTCGGTAGGCCGTAGCATCAACCTTCTCCACTCCATCATTTAACTACAACTTTTCATTTAAGGAGAGTGGAGTGCAGACTGGTTTGCAGTTGTTCATGCAAAATTTCTTTAATAAATCTTcaagatatttttcttgagaggTAAAAATATCTCCTTTGGGCTGCCTTACTTGAATACCGAGAAAATATCTCATAAGGCCTAGATCTGTCATCTCATATTCCTTCATCATAGCATTTTTAAATTCATCGAGCATTGCTACATTGGTGCCTGTGTAGAttaaatcatcaacataaaggCAAACAATGAGAAAATCTTACGTACCTCCTTTTTTGACATATAAGGATGGTTCGCTTTGGCTTCTTTCAAATCCGCTTTGACAGAAGTACTTGTCAATATTGCTATTCCAAGCTCGCGGCGCTTGCTTCAAGCCGTAGAGGGCCTTCCGAAGTCGATACACTTTGCCTTCTTTTCCTTTGACTGTATAGCCTTGTGGTTGCTCCACGTAAACCTCTTCTTCTAGTTCACCATTTAGAAAAGCAGATTTAACATCGAGCTGATATACGGGAAGCTCATTTTGTGTAGCTAAGGCCAACACTGCCCGTATTGTCTCCATCCTTGCGACTGGAGCAAAAATCTCTTTAAAGTATATTCCAGGTTGTTGGGAATAGCCTTTTGCCACTAAGTGGGCCTTGTGTTTTTGGATGGATCCATCTTCTTTGTACTTGGTCTTGTAAACCCATTTAAGACTAATTACGTCTTTTCCTTTGGGCAAGTCAACGAGCTCCCACGTGTGGTTTTTCTCAATAGTTGTAATTTCTTCATTCATTGCTTTTAGCCAAATTTCTTCTTTTGCAGCTTCCTCAAAATTATGTGGTTCACAAGTGAAGGCAAAATCACATGAGTCATATATATCCCATAAGGGACGTACCTTTCTTGTTGGATTGAGATCATCCGATGATGAGCTCTCTGGACTGGTCCGTGGGCTTTGATTTGAACTTGGGTTTGGAGTCAAAGCTTCTTGCTCATGTCCTGCATCATCAGGCTCATAAAGCTTTGGCTCTTAGAAGGAATTGTCCTCCCACTTCCACGCAGCAGCTTCGTCAAATATCACATCTCGAGAAATAGTAAATTtatttgtgtttggattatagAGACGATAGCCCTTGGACTCGTCACTATATCCGATGAAGATATATTTCTCCCctttttcgtcaaatttttcccttttttttgagGGAACTAATGCATATGCAATGCATCCGAAAATCTTTAGAAAATTTACCTGTGGCTTCTCTTTGTTCCACACCTCATATGGTGTCTTGTTTCGAACTGCCTTAGTAGGGGAAGGGTTGAGGATGAAATCAGCAGTATTGACAACTTCGGCCCAGAATGTGTTAGGAAGCCCTTTGCCTTTAAGCATGCTCCATGCCATCTCTGCAATTTTTTGATTCTTCCGTTCTGCCACTCCATTTTGTTAAGGTGTTTTCCGGATTGTAAGTTGCCTCTTAATTCTTTTTTCCTTGCAATAGTCCATGAATGGAGTGTAGATGAATTCACCATCACGATCTGTCTGAAGTGTCTTTATTTGTCTTCCGCTTTGTCTCTCCACCAAGGCTGGAAATTTGAGGAATATAGAGAAAGCTTCTGATTTTTTCTCAAGGATGTATAGCCACATCATCCTTGTATAGTCATCAACAAATAggagaaaatatctttttccaCCAAGAGATGGTGTTCTGGTAGAGCCAAAAATATCAGAATGCACCAATTCCAAAGACGCTTTAGCTCTCCAAGCGAACTTTGGAAATGGGAGTCTATGcatttttccatatatatacCCCTCACAAACTTTATCAATTTTATCAATATTTGGTAGCTCTTTCACCATATTTTTCTCCTTTAGCAATCTCATGCCCTTGCAATTTAAGTAGCCATATCTTAGATGCCACAAATATGAGTCAtcaattttttctcctttaagggtaaaattttcattaagtgGCATTATTAACGGAAAAACTTTATTTGAAGTCATTTTGACTTTTGCCActttaaaattgtcttcttatcAATAATGGTGCACTCATCATTATCAAAGTTAAGTGCATATCCTTTTTGAAGTAATTGCCCCACACTTAATATGTTTTGAGTAAGCCCAGGAAACATCTGAAATTAATCTTTTGTTACCTCCCTTTGTATAGATGGCGATAACTCCTTTACCTTCGACATTCTGCAGCTTTCCATCTTCGAGCTTCACTTGTAAAGAAACTTTATCATCCAGCTGCACAAACTTTTTACGATCGCCTGTCATAGGATTACTGCATCCACTATCCAAATACCAAATGTTATCTGACTCTTGTTGAGCATTCATGCAAGAGAATAGGTGTTcaacttcattttcttctgaaaaattagctttgtttttttcttgattgaacCAGCAATCTCGATCAGAATGATTAGAAACCTTgcatctttttcattttaatatgTAATCTTTGGATGCATGATTAGATTTTTTGCAAATAATGCAAGAAGAGTTAGAGTTACCGCCGTTAGGATTCCTCTTATTGCCgtatccttttccttttcctttgttcCGGGCTTGAAATGCATTTTGGCCTCCACGTCTATTTCCGTTCATGCCTTCTCCTCGAGATGAACCCTTCTCTTCATCTTCTTGGCTCTTTCCTCCAAAgttgattttgctttgaaaagcTTGCTCCAAGGATTGATTTGTGAACCTGCTCATTCTTTGTTCATGGGCCTCGAGAGAACTCATTAATTCATGTCGAGTAAGTTTAGAAAAATCCTTGGATTCTTCTATAGCGGCTACAACATGATCAAACGTTGGAGGTGATAAGCCcacaattgtggttatattcGGGCTTATCCCGCCAATTTTTGGTATGCGCGCGCGCATAACTCTATATTTTTGAATGATATTGCGCGAAAGGTGCGTTTTTGGTGTTTACAGGTTTTTTCGTTAATAAGGCGGATTGTACGCCATGAATTTATCCCATCGTGAATCAGGGACCCGTGAGGTCTAAATGGAGCAATAGCGGAGTCCGGAGGAGCAGTGTCGAAGCCCCGGAGAGTTTGGAGAAGCCCAGAAGAAGCTGATAAAAATCCGCAGAAAAggaagttctaccggtaggagatcaatgcctaccggtaTAATCccatcctaccggtaggagggcCTTCTCTACCGGTTCAGCGCCTGTCCAGAGAGGTCACAACTTTGCACCATCCAAGTTataccggtaggagatcaatgcctaccggtaggagtccCCAGTTTCTGCtgatgtttattttctttttctttttcttttgtaactttAAAGGGGTGCTATAAATACCCATTTGCACGTTTTTagggttatgttatgttatttggacatcagctctttctctctctaccgcCTCTTCTCACCAACTCTTTTCTCCCTCATTAATTGAGCATTGATTgggggatttggagggtgattgcTTTCATTAATGTTGTAAGTTCCTTCGGGATCCTTATTaatctagtttttatttttgttttcagcaTGATTTCGTGTTCTCTCATTCGAATCCTAATCCATTTCACTTCTCCTTCCATTATGTGTGAATAGTGTAGCAAGGTTAGGTTATGGGATGATTAACATCCCGTAACCAGGGGTGTGGCTTGTTCTCCTCTCGGGAACTCCTGTTTTCCAGCTTAAACATGGCAAGGACCGATTTTATGAATCAAAACTTTGAGGTGTTACTCTCTtggatcaaatgtaggcaagggttaatcttcttgccacatttgataccTAGAGCTATGTCCGTCCTCGTGTTTGTCTAAATGCTCAAAAAGGACCCCAGACATGTTTAACACTTTcgttaaaaagagaagaatcgagCTTATCCTTGCGTTATGGGTGTTAGTTATCCCTAAACCgagcctttagtttaatctccagtcaaaaagccgtagttaggttaagtagccagttaaccaaatctttcaagttggccgtctaaacgccaaAGATCGGTtagcggtcctaacgctaaaactCTCTACAAGCTAATCTCTTaaacaagttatggatgcgctccctgtggatttgaccccggacttccgggtattatgctttcaaccgacctagccctacgcttggggtattcttattacAACACACTTAAAGgtcgcaagcatttttggcgccgttgccggggagcgCTTTCTATTATAGCTTATCTTTGGAGGTTCGCCAACCCATTGTAAGTATCTCgttaatttttactttgtgtGATTTGTAATTAatctagtggatacctctaacttgaGCCTCTCAACcgtgaggtgtaacgaagctagagtAAGTACAAatcaccttttcttttattgcttttcttatcgaggcggcggcatagcccctcgaAGCTGTTGTTaggaggcggcggcatagcccctcttgtCTGTTTACTTTATTCTTGTGGCCATTGTTTCTCGAGAAGGGTTTTTCAAGTGTATGCGTGGTGGTCATCGTGGAGCCTTTCGGAGCCCAACTTCTAAAAGGCTTCATagatctttttctcctcctcgaCCCAAAACTCCTCGTCGGGTTCGAGCAAGGACACCATCACCCCAAAGAACTCCTTTTTCTGACCTAACCCCTCCTCGAGAAAGAATGGCCGGAAACGGTGAAGGCGAAATGCCACCGCTTGTGCCCGAAAGGACCATGAGTGACTACATGAATCCGGCCCGTTCTACTCCGTGGCCCACTATAGTCCTTCCGACCGCAACCGAGGTGAATACTTTCACCGTGAAAATGCATCACATTAACATGATGCCATCTTTTTATGGCAAAGACAAAGAATGCCCGTACACTCATATGAGGGCATTCGAGGAATTGGTGTCCACAATAGTGTCCACGCCCGCTCAACTTGAGTCCGCAAAGCTAAAACTCTTCCCATTTTCAGTAAAAGACAAAGCCAAGATTTGGTTGAATAACATGAGACCCCAATCCTTGGCAAATTGGGCGGATTTATCAAAGGCTTTctacatgaaattttttccccctcATCTCACAAAGGAACTCATGCATCAAATCCAAACGTTTAAACAAAAAGAGGGCGAATCATTTTATCAATATTGGGAGAGGTACAAGGATTTGCTAAACTCCATCCCACATCATGGCCTTCCGACTTTTCAAAAGGTCGAGTACTTGTTAAAGGGATGTTTTCAAAGTACTCGACACCTTATGGATAGCACGTGTGCTGGTGGAGTTATGGCAAAAACCCCTGAAGCGGCGTGGGACTATTTTGAGGAATTAGcggaaaaaactcaaaattgggattgctcagaCCCCTCTGAAAAGAATGTGTTTAATCCGGCCCCGAGCAATCCCCGTaaatttcaattgaatgaaCAAAATGAGCTAGCCCACAAGGTCGCCCAGCTTTCCCGCCAAATTGAAACTTTACAACTTAATAAAGTTGCTGGGGTGGCCTCTGTGGCCAAGGCGGAAGACAGTTGTGTTTT
Coding sequences:
- the LOC131322980 gene encoding probable lipid-A-disaccharide synthase, mitochondrial, with the protein product MLLRTIFTLKRSVNLGFLLVMRRSVSVSSIAAVDVAAKDGELRVFVVAGEVSGDTIGSRLMASMRKLSPFPVHFAGVGGSMMSDQGLKSLFPMEDIAVMGIWEVLPHLNKFRVKLKETA